In the genome of Nocardia sp. NBC_00416, one region contains:
- a CDS encoding DUF1003 domain-containing protein, whose product MSRAAITARQRLETPVESRFRFDWDAEALARGSERIARFLGTGRYLAIQTVVVIVWIALNVSVIALRWDPYPFILLNLAFSTQAAYAAPLILLAQNRQDNRDRVSLEEDRLRAAQTKADTEFLARELAALRLAVGEVATRDYLRRELDEIRDALDRIETAAGVGPTRGPDKSTKPKRKKTSGHRPITGSVSSPVADE is encoded by the coding sequence GTGAGCCGGGCGGCGATCACCGCCCGGCAGCGGCTGGAGACCCCGGTCGAGTCCCGGTTCCGGTTCGACTGGGACGCCGAGGCACTGGCGCGCGGCAGTGAACGGATCGCCCGGTTCCTGGGTACCGGACGCTATCTGGCGATCCAGACGGTGGTGGTGATCGTCTGGATCGCGCTGAACGTCTCCGTTATCGCGTTGCGCTGGGACCCCTACCCGTTCATCCTGCTGAATCTGGCGTTTTCCACCCAGGCCGCCTATGCCGCGCCGCTGATCCTGCTGGCCCAGAACCGACAGGACAATCGCGACCGGGTGTCGCTGGAGGAGGACAGGCTGCGGGCCGCGCAGACAAAGGCGGACACCGAGTTCCTGGCGCGTGAACTGGCCGCACTGCGCCTCGCCGTGGGCGAGGTCGCCACCCGTGACTATCTGAGGCGCGAACTGGACGAGATCCGCGACGCGCTCGACCGGATCGAGACCGCGGCGGGTGTCGGTCCGACGCGCGGCCCGGACAAATCCACGAAGCCGAAACGCAAGAAAACCTCCGGTCACAGGCCGATCACAGGCTCGGTTTCATCACCTGTCGCGGATGAATGA
- a CDS encoding lytic transglycosylase domain-containing protein, translating into MSALVMAGLVAGGSAAHTTLSSTPPEAPGAQLAANAGRLGDLGVTTEAALPQTLGMLPVEPTSPRKLRALSPAGASPFGRPFPPQSINLPSTGGALGIPEIVLAAYRNAELALQSSTPGCGVTWNLLAGIGRIESGHASNGRTDAAGTTNPPIFGPALDGSLPGNEVIRTSEGGYVRAMGPMQFLPGTWSHYAADGNGDGRADPHNVFDAALGAGKYLCSGGSNLRDPQQELRAVLRYNNSMSYAATVLSWSAAYRTGGRPAPVPVSPGLVPPGSLPTGFPPGPTDLLAAQTEVPPPPPSFALQTPRPAPMIRIPGLPPIPCGLLCPPAPGSPKVGEALPESVPAPERPGEPGAPTGSAPGAPGTRAPEAPAPAESAPSAPTPAEPENQAPPAAPAPAPAAPPSITLPGGLVVPLPIAIVAAPTGAAPGPADVPAPPPAPAPAAPATPAAPAPPA; encoded by the coding sequence ATGTCGGCTCTGGTCATGGCGGGCCTGGTAGCGGGCGGTTCGGCCGCCCACACCACCTTGTCCTCGACACCCCCGGAGGCTCCCGGGGCCCAGCTCGCCGCCAATGCCGGTCGGCTCGGAGATCTGGGCGTTACCACCGAAGCGGCACTGCCCCAGACACTCGGAATGTTGCCGGTCGAGCCGACGAGCCCGCGGAAACTTCGCGCACTGAGTCCCGCCGGGGCATCGCCGTTCGGCCGCCCCTTCCCGCCGCAGAGCATCAACCTGCCCAGCACCGGCGGCGCACTCGGAATTCCGGAGATCGTGCTGGCCGCCTATCGCAATGCCGAACTGGCGCTGCAGTCCTCGACACCCGGCTGCGGAGTCACCTGGAATCTGCTCGCCGGGATCGGGCGGATCGAATCGGGGCACGCGAGCAACGGGCGCACCGACGCCGCGGGCACGACCAACCCACCGATCTTCGGACCGGCACTGGACGGCTCACTGCCCGGCAACGAGGTGATCCGCACCTCCGAAGGCGGGTACGTCCGGGCGATGGGCCCCATGCAGTTCCTGCCGGGCACCTGGTCGCACTACGCCGCCGACGGCAACGGGGACGGCCGGGCGGATCCGCACAATGTCTTCGACGCGGCGCTGGGCGCCGGAAAGTACCTGTGCTCCGGCGGTTCGAACCTGCGCGACCCGCAGCAGGAACTGCGGGCGGTGCTGCGCTACAACAACTCGATGTCCTACGCGGCCACGGTGCTGAGCTGGTCGGCGGCCTACCGGACCGGCGGCCGTCCGGCCCCGGTGCCCGTTTCCCCCGGCTTGGTACCGCCGGGCAGCCTGCCCACGGGATTCCCGCCCGGACCGACGGATCTGCTGGCCGCGCAGACCGAGGTCCCGCCGCCCCCGCCGAGCTTCGCGCTGCAGACCCCGCGCCCGGCGCCGATGATCCGGATTCCCGGCCTGCCGCCCATCCCGTGCGGACTGTTGTGCCCGCCGGCGCCGGGCTCGCCCAAAGTCGGCGAAGCGCTGCCCGAATCGGTCCCGGCCCCGGAACGGCCCGGCGAGCCGGGCGCTCCCACCGGCTCGGCGCCCGGGGCGCCGGGCACGCGGGCTCCGGAGGCGCCCGCCCCGGCCGAGTCGGCGCCGTCCGCGCCCACTCCGGCGGAGCCCGAGAACCAGGCGCCGCCCGCTGCGCCTGCACCTGCACCCGCAGCGCCGCCGTCGATCACCCTTCCCGGCGGACTGGTGGTCCCGCTGCCGATCGCGATCGTTGCGGCCCCCACCGGCGCGGCGCCCGGCCCGGCCGATGTTCCGGCGCCACCACCGGCACCCGCGCCGGCGGCGCCCGCGACCCCGGCGGCCCCCGCCCCACCCGCCTGA
- a CDS encoding lytic transglycosylase domain-containing protein produces MGRHRKQQPATVSRSSVIALTGLVPAGVVATNAAAAVATDPTAASVAMQISASNAEPAQPAAPMVVDYNTLHAMAKQSPEARVEVKSVALDPNRARNDLPVAASGIPGIAEAAYIGAEQILADENPDCNMPWTMLAGIGRVESTHMNNGKADADGNALAPVFGPVLDGSLSGNNVIHDSDSGALDGFSGYDRAVGPMQFLPETWTKFAADGNRDGISDPQNYYDATLTAGKYLCSGGVDMSDPAQQTRAILRYNNSMAYVANVMAWEQSYQTGVAPRPAELPRI; encoded by the coding sequence GTGGGGCGTCACCGTAAACAGCAACCTGCCACCGTTTCCCGTAGTTCGGTGATCGCGCTCACCGGGCTGGTTCCGGCCGGGGTCGTGGCCACCAACGCCGCGGCGGCCGTGGCCACCGACCCCACAGCGGCATCGGTGGCGATGCAGATCTCGGCATCCAACGCCGAACCCGCGCAGCCCGCAGCACCCATGGTCGTCGACTACAACACGCTGCACGCCATGGCAAAACAGTCGCCCGAGGCGCGGGTGGAAGTGAAATCGGTTGCGCTGGATCCGAATCGCGCCCGTAACGACCTTCCCGTGGCGGCGTCGGGAATTCCCGGTATCGCCGAGGCCGCCTATATCGGAGCCGAGCAGATCCTGGCCGACGAGAACCCGGACTGCAATATGCCCTGGACCATGCTGGCCGGTATCGGCCGCGTCGAATCCACGCATATGAACAACGGCAAGGCCGATGCCGACGGTAACGCGCTCGCCCCCGTGTTCGGCCCGGTGCTGGACGGCAGCCTCTCGGGCAACAATGTCATCCACGATTCCGACAGCGGCGCCCTCGACGGGTTCAGTGGCTACGACCGCGCGGTCGGGCCCATGCAGTTCCTGCCGGAGACATGGACAAAATTCGCCGCCGACGGCAACCGCGACGGCATCTCCGATCCGCAGAACTACTACGACGCGACCCTGACCGCCGGAAAGTACCTGTGCTCCGGCGGCGTGGATATGAGCGATCCCGCCCAGCAGACCAGGGCGATCCTGCGCTACAACAACTCCATGGCCTATGTGGCCAACGTGATGGCGTGGGAGCAGTCGTACCAGACGGGTGTCGCTCCGCGGCCCGCGGAACTTCCCCGGATCTGA
- a CDS encoding Mrp/NBP35 family ATP-binding protein translates to MPVVTEAEVRGALAKVDDPEIRKPITELGMVKSIRIEPDGDVHIEVYLTTAGCPLRTEITQRVSTAVTDVPGVGAVSVDLDVMSDEQRTELRKQLRGDSADPVIPFAQPGSLTRVYAVASGKGGVGKSSVTVNLAAALAERGLSVGVLDADIYGHSIPRMLGTDARPTQVERMIMPPVAHDVKMISIAQFTKGNTPVVWRGPMLHRALQQFLADVFWGDLDVLLLDLPPGTGDVAISIAQLIPNAEILVVTTPQIAAAEVAERAGAIALQTRQRIAGVVENMSWLDLPDGTRMELYGSGGGQVVADRLTRAVGAEVPLLGQIPIEQALREAGDEGTPIVLKDPDNPSAVALRAVADKLAIRRRGLAGMSLGIDTTRNL, encoded by the coding sequence ATGCCAGTGGTAACGGAAGCGGAGGTGCGGGGCGCCCTCGCGAAGGTCGACGACCCGGAGATCCGCAAACCGATCACCGAACTGGGCATGGTGAAGAGCATCCGGATCGAACCGGACGGCGATGTGCACATCGAGGTCTACCTGACCACCGCCGGTTGCCCGCTGCGGACCGAGATAACCCAGCGGGTCAGCACCGCTGTCACCGATGTCCCCGGTGTCGGCGCGGTATCGGTCGATCTCGACGTGATGAGCGACGAGCAACGCACCGAACTGCGCAAACAGTTGCGCGGCGACTCGGCGGATCCGGTGATCCCCTTCGCCCAGCCCGGTTCCCTGACCCGCGTGTACGCGGTGGCCTCGGGCAAGGGCGGGGTGGGCAAGTCCAGCGTCACGGTGAACCTGGCCGCCGCACTGGCCGAACGCGGCCTCTCGGTCGGTGTGCTCGACGCCGATATCTACGGCCACTCCATCCCCCGGATGCTGGGCACCGACGCCCGGCCCACCCAGGTCGAGCGGATGATCATGCCGCCGGTCGCGCACGACGTGAAGATGATCTCGATCGCGCAGTTCACCAAGGGCAACACGCCGGTGGTGTGGCGCGGTCCGATGCTGCATCGTGCCCTGCAGCAGTTCCTCGCCGATGTGTTCTGGGGCGATCTCGACGTCCTGCTGCTGGACCTGCCGCCCGGGACCGGCGATGTGGCGATCTCCATCGCCCAGCTGATCCCCAACGCCGAGATCCTGGTGGTCACCACCCCGCAGATCGCCGCCGCCGAGGTCGCCGAACGCGCCGGCGCCATCGCCCTGCAGACCCGGCAGCGGATCGCCGGGGTCGTGGAGAACATGTCCTGGCTGGATCTACCCGACGGCACCCGGATGGAGCTCTACGGATCCGGCGGCGGCCAGGTGGTGGCGGACCGGCTCACCCGCGCCGTGGGGGCCGAGGTGCCGCTGCTCGGGCAGATCCCGATCGAGCAGGCGCTGCGCGAGGCCGGTGACGAAGGCACCCCGATCGTGCTGAAGGATCCGGACAACCCGTCCGCCGTCGCGCTGCGCGCCGTGGCGGACAAGCTCGCGATCCGTCGCCGCGGCCTGGCGGGTATGTCGCTGGGTATCGACACGACTCGCAATCTCTGA
- a CDS encoding DivIVA domain-containing protein translates to MLTLLLYVLIVGLVAAVLFLLASALFGRSEELGPLPEGTTATVLPVEGISGADVRALRFQQVVRGYKAGEVDWALARLAARIDELQGQLAEARAVGAAAHSSGPEQEQP, encoded by the coding sequence ATGCTCACCCTGCTGCTGTACGTCCTGATCGTCGGTTTGGTGGCCGCAGTCCTGTTCCTTCTGGCCAGCGCCCTCTTCGGGCGGTCGGAGGAATTGGGGCCGCTACCCGAGGGCACCACGGCGACGGTGCTGCCGGTCGAAGGGATCAGCGGCGCGGATGTGCGGGCGTTGCGCTTCCAGCAGGTCGTCCGCGGTTACAAGGCCGGTGAGGTCGACTGGGCACTGGCCCGGCTGGCCGCCCGTATCGACGAACTGCAGGGCCAATTGGCCGAGGCGCGCGCCGTCGGCGCGGCGGCGCACAGCTCCGGCCCGGAGCAGGAGCAGCCGTGA
- a CDS encoding DNA-3-methyladenine glycosylase I: protein MTTDTLVRCPWSGDTEIYRAYHDEEWGRPLHGDDALFERLCLEAFQSGLSWLTILRKRAAFRAAFAGFAIDRVAEFGDADRVRLLADPAIVRNRAKIDACIANAKVARTSDIGLHELLWSFAPPARPRPRTVAEIPAITTESTALAKELKRRGFRFVGPTTAYALMQATGMVDDHVAECWVDTRHTGVG from the coding sequence GTGACCACCGATACGCTGGTGCGCTGTCCGTGGTCGGGGGACACCGAGATCTACCGCGCCTACCACGACGAGGAGTGGGGTCGCCCGTTGCACGGCGACGACGCCCTGTTCGAACGGCTCTGCCTGGAGGCGTTCCAGTCCGGACTGTCCTGGCTCACCATCCTGCGTAAACGTGCCGCTTTCCGGGCGGCCTTCGCCGGTTTCGCCATCGACCGCGTCGCGGAGTTCGGCGACGCGGACCGGGTGCGTCTACTGGCCGACCCGGCCATTGTGCGCAATCGCGCCAAAATCGACGCCTGTATCGCCAATGCGAAAGTCGCGCGCACCTCCGATATCGGGCTCCACGAATTGCTGTGGTCCTTCGCCCCGCCGGCCCGTCCGCGCCCTCGCACCGTGGCCGAAATTCCGGCGATCACCACCGAATCCACGGCACTGGCAAAAGAATTGAAGCGGCGCGGTTTCCGTTTCGTCGGACCGACCACCGCGTATGCGCTGATGCAGGCCACAGGTATGGTCGACGACCATGTGGCCGAATGCTGGGTCGATACCCGGCACACCGGAGTCGGCTGA
- a CDS encoding DUF3117 domain-containing protein → MAAMKPRTGDGPLEATKEGRGIVMRVPLEGGGRLVVELTPDEAAALGDELKSVTS, encoded by the coding sequence ATGGCGGCCATGAAGCCCCGTACCGGGGACGGTCCCCTCGAGGCAACCAAGGAAGGCCGCGGGATCGTCATGCGGGTCCCGCTCGAGGGTGGCGGGCGTCTGGTCGTAGAACTCACGCCCGACGAAGCCGCGGCACTCGGTGACGAACTGAAGAGTGTCACCAGCTAG
- a CDS encoding putative RNA methyltransferase has product MSPARPVAEESALAAVAEVLSCPECDRGLSPADRMLRCEHGHSFDIARQGYVSLLTGAATKMSGDTAAMLDARAAFQGAGYFTPIAETIAAAAAAGHTPGATEVIADIGAGTGYYLARVLDTIPDARGIAFDIAKPAGRRCARVHPRAAAVVADAWRGLPVRDHSLTTAMSVFAPRNPDALARALTATGRYVVVTPTTRHLAELIAPVGMVTVDPDKDRRLAEALAGRFTLLDTTTVEYPMVLPRADIANVVAMGPSAHHGAAAGERIAGLPDTYEVTASVTVATYAPTGAPD; this is encoded by the coding sequence GTGTCACCAGCTAGACCGGTAGCCGAAGAATCGGCGCTCGCCGCGGTCGCCGAGGTACTGAGCTGCCCCGAATGCGACCGCGGCCTGTCGCCCGCTGATCGCATGCTGCGCTGCGAACACGGGCACAGTTTCGATATCGCCAGGCAGGGTTACGTCAGCCTGCTCACCGGCGCGGCCACCAAAATGTCCGGTGATACCGCCGCCATGCTCGACGCACGCGCCGCTTTTCAGGGCGCCGGGTATTTCACGCCGATCGCCGAAACCATTGCGGCGGCCGCTGCCGCGGGGCATACGCCCGGCGCCACCGAAGTGATAGCGGATATCGGCGCGGGCACGGGGTACTACCTCGCGCGGGTACTCGACACGATCCCGGATGCCCGGGGTATCGCCTTCGATATCGCCAAACCCGCCGGCCGTCGGTGCGCTCGCGTCCATCCGCGGGCGGCCGCCGTGGTCGCGGACGCCTGGCGCGGCCTACCTGTCCGGGATCACTCCCTGACCACGGCGATGTCGGTGTTCGCGCCGCGTAATCCCGATGCGCTGGCCCGGGCCCTCACCGCTACCGGTCGCTACGTCGTCGTCACCCCCACCACACGCCACCTGGCCGAACTCATCGCACCGGTCGGCATGGTCACGGTCGATCCGGACAAGGACCGCCGCTTGGCCGAGGCCCTGGCCGGGCGGTTCACCCTACTGGACACGACGACGGTCGAATACCCGATGGTGCTGCCGCGCGCCGATATCGCGAACGTGGTGGCGATGGGTCCGTCCGCGCACCACGGCGCCGCGGCCGGAGAACGGATCGCCGGGCTGCCGGATACCTACGAGGTCACCGCGTCGGTCACCGTGGCCACCTACGCTCCCACCGGCGCACCGGACTGA
- a CDS encoding group I truncated hemoglobin, translated as MRIPTFGKRKTTTTIYEQIGGHEALEAVVADFYTRVLADAELAGFFSGTNMSRLRGKQVEFFAAALGGPEPYTGAPMKQVHQGRGITVHHFELVAGYLTESLEAAGVGEHTVAEIIGAVAPLAGDITSGSSTA; from the coding sequence ATGCGGATACCGACGTTCGGCAAACGGAAAACCACGACCACCATCTACGAGCAGATCGGCGGGCACGAAGCGCTCGAAGCAGTTGTCGCCGATTTCTACACCCGGGTCCTCGCCGATGCGGAACTGGCCGGTTTCTTCAGCGGAACGAATATGTCCCGGCTGCGAGGTAAACAGGTCGAGTTCTTCGCGGCGGCACTCGGCGGGCCGGAACCCTATACCGGCGCACCGATGAAACAGGTGCATCAGGGCCGGGGCATCACCGTGCACCATTTCGAACTGGTGGCCGGGTACCTCACCGAATCGCTGGAGGCGGCCGGAGTCGGCGAGCACACCGTCGCCGAGATCATCGGCGCGGTCGCGCCGCTGGCCGGCGACATCACCTCCGGGTCGTCCACGGCCTGA
- the glgA gene encoding glycogen synthase: protein MLTREFPPEVYGGAGVHVTELVARLRRMSTVTVHCMGVPRADAEVHAADPALDAANPALRMMSAQLRMADAVGAADVVHSHTWYAGLAGHLAATLYGIPHVVTTHSLEPRRPWKAEQLGGGYRLSSWSERNALEHADAVIAVSDWMRRDVLDAYPALTSARVHVVRNGIDAGVWHPGPPEPGSRRILDELGVRGDRPLAVFVGRITRQKGVGHLLAAARGIDPDIQLVLCAGAPDTPELEAEVANAVAGLHRYRENVFWVREMLPIEQIRQLLAAATVFVCPSVYEPLGIVNLEAMACSTAVIASDVGGIPEVVDDGRTGRLVHYDAGETAAYEHELAAAINELAGDPARAAEFGAAGRRRARAEFDWYRIAEQTLDVYRTVCKP, encoded by the coding sequence ATGCTGACCCGAGAATTTCCGCCCGAGGTCTACGGCGGCGCGGGCGTGCACGTCACGGAGTTGGTGGCCCGGCTGCGGCGGATGAGCACGGTGACCGTGCACTGTATGGGCGTGCCCCGCGCCGACGCCGAAGTGCACGCCGCGGATCCGGCGCTGGACGCGGCCAATCCCGCACTCCGGATGATGTCGGCGCAACTGCGGATGGCCGACGCGGTGGGGGCGGCGGACGTGGTTCATTCGCATACCTGGTACGCCGGGCTGGCGGGCCATCTGGCCGCCACCCTCTATGGGATCCCGCACGTGGTCACCACCCACTCGCTGGAGCCGCGCCGGCCGTGGAAGGCCGAACAACTCGGCGGCGGCTACCGCCTGTCGTCCTGGTCCGAACGCAACGCACTGGAACACGCCGACGCCGTGATCGCGGTGAGCGATTGGATGCGGCGCGATGTGCTCGACGCCTATCCCGCGTTGACCTCTGCCCGCGTGCACGTCGTACGCAACGGGATCGATGCCGGTGTCTGGCATCCCGGTCCGCCGGAACCGGGTAGCCGCCGGATCCTCGACGAACTGGGCGTGCGGGGGGACCGGCCGCTGGCGGTATTCGTCGGTCGGATCACGCGTCAGAAGGGAGTCGGGCATCTGCTGGCGGCCGCGCGCGGGATCGATCCGGATATCCAGCTCGTGCTGTGTGCGGGCGCCCCGGATACCCCGGAGCTGGAGGCCGAGGTCGCGAATGCGGTCGCCGGGTTGCACCGGTACCGGGAGAACGTGTTCTGGGTGCGGGAAATGCTGCCGATCGAGCAGATCCGGCAGCTGCTGGCGGCCGCCACGGTCTTCGTCTGTCCGTCGGTCTACGAACCGCTGGGAATCGTGAACCTCGAGGCGATGGCCTGCTCGACCGCGGTGATCGCCTCGGATGTCGGCGGGATACCCGAGGTGGTCGACGATGGGCGGACCGGTCGCCTGGTCCATTACGACGCGGGTGAGACGGCCGCCTACGAGCACGAACTGGCGGCCGCGATCAACGAGCTGGCGGGGGACCCGGCGCGGGCGGCCGAGTTCGGCGCGGCCGGCCGCCGCCGGGCCCGCGCCGAATTCGACTGGTACCGGATCGCGGAACAGACCCTGGACGTCTATCGCACGGTCTGCAAACCGTGA
- the glgC gene encoding glucose-1-phosphate adenylyltransferase yields the protein MRSQPHVLGIVLAGGEGKRLFPLTADRAKPAVPFGGAYRLIDFVLSNLVNAGFLRICVLTQYKSHSLDRHISQTWRLSGFAGEYITPVPAQQRLGPRWYTGSADAIMQSLNLIYDEDPDYIVVFGADHVYRMDPEQMVAHHIDSGAGVTVAGIRVPRSEAGAFGCIDSDEAGRIIGFLEKPTHPPGIPDDPNSTFASMGNYVFTTKVLVDSIKADADDSDSDHDMGGDIIPNLVASSQAAVYDFADNEVPGATDRDRGYWRDVGTIDAFYEAHMDLVSVNPVFNLYNRHWPIRGAGENLPPAKFARGGLAQEAIVGAGSILSAATVRNSVLSANVMVDDGATVEGSVLMPGVRIGRGAVVRRAILDKNVMVSEGEIIGVDLDRDHDRFAISNGGVVTVGKGTWV from the coding sequence GTGAGGAGCCAGCCGCACGTACTCGGAATCGTGCTCGCCGGTGGCGAGGGCAAGCGACTCTTTCCGCTGACCGCCGACCGGGCGAAACCGGCCGTGCCGTTCGGCGGCGCCTATCGGCTCATCGACTTCGTACTGAGTAATCTCGTCAATGCCGGTTTCCTCCGGATATGCGTGCTGACCCAGTACAAATCGCATTCGCTGGACCGGCATATCTCACAAACCTGGCGGCTTTCCGGTTTCGCCGGTGAATACATCACCCCGGTGCCCGCTCAGCAGCGGCTGGGGCCGCGTTGGTACACGGGCAGCGCGGACGCGATCATGCAATCGCTGAATCTCATCTACGACGAGGATCCCGATTACATCGTGGTGTTCGGCGCCGATCACGTCTACCGCATGGACCCGGAGCAGATGGTGGCCCACCATATCGACTCGGGCGCCGGTGTCACCGTGGCCGGTATCCGGGTGCCACGCAGCGAGGCGGGGGCTTTCGGCTGCATCGATTCCGACGAAGCCGGGCGGATCATCGGTTTTCTGGAGAAACCCACACATCCACCCGGCATCCCCGACGACCCGAATTCCACCTTCGCCTCCATGGGTAACTATGTGTTCACCACGAAAGTGCTGGTGGATTCGATCAAAGCCGACGCCGACGATTCCGATTCCGACCACGATATGGGCGGCGACATCATTCCGAACCTGGTCGCGTCGAGTCAGGCCGCGGTCTACGATTTCGCCGATAACGAGGTACCCGGCGCCACCGATCGCGACCGCGGCTACTGGCGTGACGTCGGCACCATCGACGCTTTCTACGAAGCGCATATGGACCTGGTGTCGGTGAATCCGGTGTTCAACCTCTACAACCGGCACTGGCCGATCCGCGGCGCGGGCGAAAACCTGCCACCGGCGAAATTCGCCCGGGGCGGGCTGGCCCAGGAGGCCATTGTCGGGGCGGGCAGCATTCTCTCCGCGGCCACTGTCCGCAATTCGGTGCTCAGTGCCAATGTCATGGTGGACGACGGGGCCACCGTCGAGGGCAGTGTGCTGATGCCGGGGGTGCGGATCGGCCGGGGCGCCGTGGTGCGCCGGGCGATCCTGGACAAGAACGTCATGGTCTCCGAAGGCGAGATCATCGGGGTGGATCTGGACCGCGACCACGACCGGTTCGCCATCAGCAACGGCGGTGTGGTCACCGTGGGCAAGGGAACCTGGGTCTGA
- a CDS encoding ABC transporter permease, which translates to MTTAVAGARHGMLDSASAGTGFTGTTRLLRLYLRRDRVVAPLWILLLSLPLGGVYLASIESVYPTAADRASFAATILASPAQLAMYGPIYDTSVGAVGIWKAGMFHTLIAVATILTVIRHTRAEEETGRTEILSSTSIGRYANLTAALLLACGGALLAGLLGAVSLTAADVPASGSLAFGLALAASGMVFAAVAAVTAQVCTGARLARGLAFAVLATTFTLRAVGDAQAGSGPVNPVTWLSPQGWSLQIRPYAGDRWWVLLLHLILLSVTIAAAYALLRRRDVGGGLIAERLGAPAAGSALTGPLGLAVRLQRGTLLAWTVGVGLYGLVIGSVVNGIGDGFGSNATLRDLVTRMGGADSLEDSFIAYAFTMLGVAGAAYAVSAALRMFSEENGRQAESVLSGAVGRVRWAGTHLVFALGGPVVIMLVAGLLGGLTYGIAAGDVGAKLPGVLAAALVQLPAIWFFAAVTVALFGLVPRWTPLAWGLLTAAIAVFLLGSFSGVPQWVRDLEPFSHAPKVPGSEFTATPVVVVVGLGAVLLAVGLTGIRGRDIR; encoded by the coding sequence ATGACCACCGCCGTCGCCGGCGCCCGGCACGGAATGCTCGATTCCGCGTCCGCGGGCACCGGATTCACCGGAACCACCCGGTTGCTGCGGCTGTACCTGCGCCGCGACCGTGTCGTGGCGCCACTGTGGATTCTGCTGTTGTCGCTGCCGCTGGGCGGCGTCTACCTCGCCAGTATCGAGTCGGTGTACCCCACCGCGGCAGATCGGGCCTCGTTCGCCGCCACGATCCTGGCCAGCCCGGCCCAGCTGGCGATGTACGGCCCCATCTACGACACCTCGGTCGGCGCCGTGGGGATCTGGAAAGCGGGCATGTTCCACACCCTGATCGCGGTGGCCACCATCCTCACGGTGATCCGGCACACCAGGGCGGAGGAGGAGACCGGGCGCACCGAGATCCTGTCCTCCACCTCGATCGGTCGCTACGCGAATCTGACGGCCGCGCTGCTCCTCGCCTGCGGCGGCGCGTTGTTGGCCGGGCTGCTCGGGGCCGTCAGCCTGACGGCCGCCGACGTCCCGGCGAGCGGGTCGCTGGCCTTCGGGCTCGCGCTCGCGGCGTCCGGCATGGTGTTCGCGGCCGTGGCCGCGGTGACGGCGCAGGTGTGCACCGGCGCCCGGCTCGCCCGGGGGCTGGCGTTCGCGGTGCTCGCGACGACCTTCACCCTGCGCGCGGTGGGGGACGCGCAGGCCGGATCGGGGCCGGTGAATCCGGTGACCTGGTTGTCCCCGCAGGGCTGGTCGTTGCAGATCCGTCCGTACGCGGGAGACCGATGGTGGGTGCTGCTCTTGCACCTGATCCTGCTGTCGGTGACGATCGCCGCCGCGTACGCGCTGCTGCGCCGCCGCGATGTGGGCGGGGGTCTCATCGCCGAACGACTGGGAGCGCCGGCGGCGGGGTCGGCGCTGACGGGGCCGCTGGGCCTGGCGGTCCGGTTGCAGCGCGGCACTCTGCTCGCCTGGACGGTCGGTGTCGGCTTGTACGGCCTGGTGATCGGGAGCGTCGTGAACGGCATCGGCGATGGTTTCGGCAGCAATGCGACGCTGCGCGATCTGGTGACCAGGATGGGCGGCGCGGACTCGCTGGAGGATTCGTTCATCGCCTACGCGTTCACCATGCTCGGTGTCGCGGGCGCGGCGTACGCGGTATCGGCCGCGCTGCGGATGTTCAGCGAGGAGAACGGCCGACAGGCCGAGTCCGTGCTCAGCGGCGCCGTGGGACGGGTCCGCTGGGCGGGCACCCATCTGGTCTTCGCGCTGGGCGGTCCGGTGGTGATCATGCTGGTCGCCGGACTGCTCGGCGGGCTGACCTACGGAATCGCCGCCGGTGACGTCGGTGCGAAGTTGCCCGGTGTGCTGGCCGCCGCGCTGGTCCAGCTGCCCGCGATCTGGTTCTTCGCCGCCGTCACGGTCGCGCTGTTCGGGCTGGTCCCGCGGTGGACGCCACTGGCGTGGGGTCTGCTCACCGCCGCGATCGCGGTGTTCCTGCTCGGCTCGTTCTCCGGGGTCCCGCAGTGGGTCCGCGACCTCGAGCCGTTCAGTCACGCGCCCAAGGTTCCCGGCTCGGAGTTCACGGCTACCCCGGTCGTCGTGGTGGTGGGTCTCGGTGCGGTGCTGCTGGCCGTCGGCTTGACCGGAATCCGCGGACGCGATATCCGCTGA